One genomic segment of Pseudomonas sp. RU47 includes these proteins:
- a CDS encoding phage tail terminator protein produces the protein MKMTPLVTQLRAQCPTLGNRIAVGIDVTALQADASLQTPCASITPLADLASNSTTQNLTTQPIRDRFEIVLALDATDATKALDLLHDLRAELWRALVGFKPDSDYSAIVYDGGELVSINSSRAFYRLRFFAEFQLGRNLPSQPAESWHERELDGLSSFTGATVRVDAIDPADPNLKRPGPDGRVEMTFSGDVTP, from the coding sequence ATGAAAATGACCCCTCTGGTCACGCAATTGCGTGCTCAGTGCCCGACGCTGGGCAATCGGATCGCAGTAGGCATTGATGTTACGGCATTGCAAGCCGATGCCTCGCTGCAAACCCCGTGCGCCAGCATCACACCCCTGGCCGATCTGGCCAGCAACAGCACCACCCAAAACCTCACCACCCAACCGATCCGCGACCGCTTCGAAATCGTCCTGGCGCTTGACGCCACCGACGCTACAAAAGCGCTGGATCTGTTGCACGACCTGCGCGCCGAACTGTGGCGCGCGCTGGTGGGGTTCAAGCCCGATTCCGACTACAGCGCCATCGTCTACGACGGCGGCGAACTGGTCTCGATCAACAGCAGCCGCGCCTTTTACCGGCTGCGCTTTTTTGCCGAGTTCCAGCTCGGTCGCAATCTGCCGAGTCAGCCTGCGGAGAGTTGGCACGAACGCGAACTGGACGGTTTGTCGTCCTTTACCGGGGCCACCGTACGGGTCGATGCGATCGACCCGGCCGACCCCAACCTGAAACGCCCGGGCCCCGATGGGCGCGTGGAAATGACTTTCTCTGGAGACGTAACCCCATGA
- a CDS encoding DUF2635 domain-containing protein, with protein MSNRITVLPAAGRVVPDPEAGDLLPLEGREVLDSAWWRRRLADGDITLKTAPAKQKGAK; from the coding sequence ATGAGCAATCGCATCACCGTACTGCCGGCCGCCGGCCGCGTCGTACCTGACCCGGAGGCCGGCGATCTGCTGCCGCTGGAAGGCCGTGAAGTGCTGGACAGCGCCTGGTGGCGCCGACGTCTGGCCGACGGCGATATCACCCTCAAAACCGCACCAGCCAAACAAAAGGGAGCCAAATAA